The following DNA comes from Halalkaliarchaeum sp. AArc-CO.
TCGCGTCCGGCTGGATGACCCGGGGACACCGGGTGTGGAACCGACACCCCGTCGGCGGATCGATCGGCGATGGGACCGCCCCGCGGAGGAAGATCTGTTCGCCCTCCCAGAGCGGATCGGGCTCCGGGATCGCCGACAAAAGCGCCTCCGTGTACGGATGATACGGCGGCGCGTACACGCTCTCGGTCGGGCCGATCTCGGCGACCTTGCCGAGATACATCACGGCGACCCGGTCGGAGATGTGCTCGACGACGCTGAGGTCGTGCGCGATGAACACGTACGAGAGGTCGAACTGTTCTTGGAGATCCTCGAGGAGGTTGAGGATCTGCGCCTGGACGCTCACGTCCAGGGCGCTCACCGGCTCGTCACAGATGACGACTTCCGGGTCCACCGCCAGCGCGCGGGCGATCCCGATGCGCTGCTTCTGGCCGCCGGAGAACTCGTGGGGGTACCGGTTCGCGTGGCTCGGATTGAGACCGACCGTGTCGAGCAGCTCGTACACCCGATCCTCGCGGTCCTCCGTTTCGCCGATCGAGTGGATCTCCAACGGCTCCCGGATGATGTCTCCGACGGTCATCCGGGGGTTCAAGCTCGAGTACGGATCCTGGAAGATGTACTGGATGTTCTTCCGGATGTCCCGGAGTCCACTGCTGGAAAGCTCCGTGAGATCCGTATCGCGGTAGTAGATCGAGCCACCCGTCGGCTCGATCAGCCGTATCATCGTCTGTCCAAGCGTCGACTTCCCGCAGCCGGATTCGCCGACGACGCCCAGGGTTTCCCCCTCCTGAAGCTCGAAACTGACGTCGTCGACCGCCTTCACCTTCTGGGACTCCCCCAGCAGCGTGTCGAGGAACCCTTCGCTCGTGTCGTAGTACTTTTCGAGGTTCTCGACCCGAACGATCGGCTCGTCGCTACTCATCGCTTTCACCTCCGGTTGCGGCGGCGGTCGGATCCGACGTTTCGTCCCGAACGACGATATCGTAGTCGAGCCCCTCGGAGAGGTCGCCCGAGTACTCGAGACACGCCGCCCCACGCTCGGAGTCGACCGTCGTCCGCTCGCCGGTCTCGGGATCCAACAGACTCGGCTCCGTTCGGGCACACGCCTCCTCGGCGAACGGACACCGAGGGTGGAAGCTACAGCCGGGGGGCAGTTCGATGAGGTCCGGCATGGTTCCCGGGATCGTCTGTAGACGATCGCGCTTGTCGCCGATCCGCGGGATCGAACTCATCAGTCCCACAGTGTACGGATGCTTCGGATCGTAGTAGAGGTCCTCGACGGGCGCCTTCTCTACGGGCTTGCCCGCGTACATCACCATCACTCGGTCGCAGAACTCCGCGATGACGCCGAGGTCGTGGGTGATGAGCTGTACCGCTGTCCCCATGTCGTCGGCGAGTTCCTCGATGAGGTTGAGGATCTTCGTCTCGATCGTCACGTCCAGCGCCGTCGTGGGTTCGTCGGCGATGATGAGTTCCGGGTCACACGACAACGCCATCGCGATGATCGCACGCTGTTGCATCCCGCCGGAGAACTCGTGGGGGTAATCGGAGTACCGCGTCTCTGCTTCGGGGATTCCGACCCTGTCGAGCAACTGTATCGTCCGTTCGCGGGCCTCCTCCTCGCTGTAGCCGAGGTGGTGTCTGACCGCTTCCCCGATCTGATCGCCGACCGTGTACACCGGGTTCAACGCGGTCTGTGCGTCCTGGAAGATCATTGCGATGTCGTTGCCACGAATCTTCCGAACCTCGGATTCGGACATCTCGAGGAGGTTCTCCCCTTTAAACAGGATCTCGCCGCTCTCGATCTGTCCGGGATTGTCGATCAACCGCATCAGCGAAAGCGCGCTCACGCTTTTGCCGGCACCCGACTCGCCGACGACACCGAACTTCTCGCCCCGTTCGATCCGGTACGAGAGGTTGTCGACCGCGGTGACGGCCCCTTCCTGGGTGTAGAAGCGAACCGTGAGGTCGTTGACTTCCAGTAGCGCCATTACTGGGCACCTCCAGCAGTGACGCTGGTCTCCTGTGCGTCCAGGGCGTCGTTGATTCCGTCACCGATCATGTTCATCGACATCACGAACACGAAGATCGCCAGCCCGGGGAAGACGGTCGCATGCCAGGGGATCCGGCCGCCCGGACCCTGGATCAGCGTCTCCCGGGTCTGGTCGAGCATGGTTCCCCACTCGGCGGTGCCGGGCGGCATGCCCAGCCCGAGGAAGCCGAGCGCGGCGACGCCGATCACGACGACGCCGATGTTGAGCGAGGCGACGACGAGCACCTCCGCCATCGCGTTCGGCAGCACGTGACGCATGATCACCCGCCTGTCGCGGGCGCCCAGCGCCTTCGCCGCCTTCACGTACTCGCTTTCCTTGACAGACAGCACCTCCCCGCGCATGATGCGGGCGTAGCCGTTCCAGCCGAACAGCGAGAACGCCGCCACGAGCTGCCAGTAGCCGCCGCCGAAGATCGTCACGATGATCAGCGCCAGGACGATCCCGGGGAACGCGTAGATCGTGTCGACGATCCGCATCATTATCTCGTCGACCCAGCCGCCGTAGTAGCCGGAGATGCTTCCGTACACCATCCCGACGCTGGCGGTCAGCATGACCACGACGAACCCGATCGAAATGCTGTATCGGCCGCCAAAGAGGATCCGGGAGAACAGGTCGCGCCCGCTCCCGTCGACCCCCATCCAGTAGTCAGTGGACGGCCAGTCGTACACGCTGACGCTGGGGTCTTCGGTCAGGTAGAGGATGGTCGTCGGATCGTACGGCGCGAGGGCGAACGGCTGGATCGTGACGCCCCAGACCGCGATCGGGCGAGCGAGAAACGCCGCAAGGCTCATGAGCAGAACGATCGCGAGCCCGATCAGCGCCGAGCGGTTCCGCATGAACCGCTTGTACGCGCGAACCCAACGGGTTTCGGTCTCCGCCTGTATTTCGCCCGTCCAGTCGGAGATCCGCTCCCGCTCGGTTACCCGCTCCGGGTCGAACCCGGTGACTTGAATCCGACCGCGCTGTGAGTGAGATCTGTCAGTCATATCTGATCCTCGGATCGAGTACTGCGTACATGATGTCCGCAACCAGGTTCGCGATGATGATCGCGACGCCCGTCACGAGCGTGATCGCCATGATGAGGTCGATCTCGTTTTGCGTCAGGGCGTTGATGAACTCCCGGCCGAGCCCGGGCCAGTTGAACACGACCTCGACGACGATCGATCCGCTGACGATGCCCGCCGTGAGAAGCGCCGCGAGCGTCACGACGGAGATGAGCGAGTTGCGGAGCACGTGTTTCAACACGACCTTGCGTTCGGGGAGCCCTTTCGCCCGGGCTGCCGTCACGTAGTCTTTGTTCATCTCTTCGGCCATCGACGTGCGCATCACGCGCATGATCGCCGCCGCCGACGCCGTCCCGACGGTGACGCCCGGAAGGATGAGATACCACAGCATCTCCGGGCTGTACAGCGGCTGTCGAGAGGGCGGCAACACGGGCCAGAGATCCAGGATCAACGCGAAAAACAGGATCAACATCAGCCCGAGCCAGAAGTTCGGGATCGAAATGCCCGAAAGCGCCAGGAACCGGCTGACGGTGTCGCCCAGCTGGTCCTTTTTGACTGCCGCATAGATACCCGTCGGGATCGCGATCCCCAGCGCGAACACCCAGCCAAAGATGCCCAGCGCGATCGTCTCGGGGAGCCGCATCAGGACGATGGAGCCGACGTCACGGCCCGAACTGTACACCTGGCCGAAATCACCCTGTAACACGTTCGCAATCCAGTGGAAGTACTGCTCGTGGGCCGGCCGGTGGAGGCCGTACCGCCGCCGGATCGCCTGCTCTTCGGCGGCCGTCATGTCGGGGTTTAACCCGACCATCTGCTGGACGGGGTCCCCGGGCGTATAATGCACGAGTGCGAACGTGATCACCGACACACCGAACAGTATCGGGATGATCGCCAGAAACCGCTTGAGTATAAATCGTCGTAAGCTCATCGTGTGGGAGGAGTTGCTGCCGATCGACCGGCAGCACGGCGAGGGCTTATTCGTCGATGTAAATAACTTGTTCGTCCTGCGGCGCGAACAGGGCGTAGTTCAGGTAGCCCTCGTGGAACGGGAACTGCCCCCAGCCCTTCACGCTCTCGTGGCGGACGGAGGTCTGCAGGTCGAAGTGCGTGATCGCACTGGCTGCAAGCTCCTCGAGTTCGCGCCAGATCTCGTCGTACCGCTCGCGGCGGAGGTCCGGGTCTTCGGCGACCTCGGCGCCGTACCTGGCGTTGTCAAGCATCTCGTCGAGCCAGTCGAAGCTGACGCCGCTCAGGTTACAACACGCACCGTGGTTACTGCTGTGATGCAGCGCGTCACAGAAGCTGTGCGGGTTGAACGTGCCGGACAGGCCGATGCAGCCGATGACGCCACGCTCCGCGTACTCCGGATCGAGGACCCGAGCGACGTAGGTTGTCCACTCGAACGTCTCGATTTCAGTCTCGAACAGGCCGGTCTGTTCCATCGACTCGGCGACGAGCTCGACCATCTGGACACGGTCGTCGTTGTCGGCGTTGACCTCGAGAGTTACCTCGAGGGGCGCTTCGATGCCGTACTCGTCGAACACTTCCTGGGCGAGCTCTTCAGCCTGCTCGGGATCGTATTCGTTGTACGGGCGGAGCTCTTCTTCGAGCGCCTGGGCGTCGGTCGTCCCGGCGCCTTGCGCGAGTTCCGGAATCATCGTCCACGCCGGACGGGCCCAGCCCGCCAGGACGTTCTCGACGATCTGTTCGCGGGGGACGAGGTGGTTGAACGCCTGCCGGAGCCGCTGGTCGTCCCACGGCTCGACCCGGATCGGCGGCTGGAAGTACTCGTAGCCGCCGGTCTCGACGCCGGCGACCTCGAAGTCCTCGGAGGCGTCGAAGTCGTCCAGCGTCGCCCGGGTGAGGCCGGTCGTCACGTCGATTTCGTCGTTCTGCAGCGCGCCAGAACGGGTCGCGTCGTCCGGAATGATCTCCATTTCGATCCGGTCGATGACCGGCCCGTCCGGGAAGTCGTCGTCACCTTCGAACCAGTCGAGCGAATCGACGCCCATCTGCTCGACCCAGTAGTTGTCGTTCTTCTCGTACTCGACGTACTGCTCGTCCTCCATCTCGTCGAACACGTACGGGCCGGTACCGATCGGATCGTTACCCTGTCGGGGATCGAGATCGTTCGGTGGAAGTTCGGCCAGTTCCTTGGGATACACGTACATCGGCGGCAGCTCTCGTGCGCCTTCGGCGTCGGGGAGCTGACCGTAGATGTCGACGGTGTACTCGTCGATCGCCTCGTAGTACAGTGTCGAGTCGAAATACTGTGCGGCGTTGTCGGACAGCTTCAGCCTGTCGTAGGAGGCGATGACGTCCTCTGCGGTCATCTCCTCGCCGTTGTGGAACTCGACGCCCTCCCGGAGGTTGTATCGGATCCGCATGCCGAAGACGCCGTCGTCGACGGCGTCTTCGGCGTCTTCGAACAGCAGCGTTCGAACCTCGTCACCTTCTTCTGGAACTGCGTCCTCCGGATGACGAATGATCTCCTGTTCCTCGATCGGAAGCGCACCCTCTTCGACGGCTTCGACCGTCCGCATGTACGGCTCGTAGTCGGTGCGCTCGATGTCTTGCGTTTCGGCGACCTCGAAGTCCTCCGCGAGCCACGGATAGAGGTTCCCCTCGCTGTCAGTAATGGTCAGCGACTCGAACACGACACTCTGGACCAGCGTCGACGTCGTGTCGGTACTGTACGGGCCGTCGAACGAGTCAGCGTTGGCACCGATGCCGACGCGAAGGGTTCCGCCCTCCACGATCTCGCCGGGATCGACGTCTTCCTCGCCGATACCCGTGTCGTCTTCTTCGGCAGGCTCGTCGCCTTCGAGACAGCCGGCCAGGCCGACGACGCCCGCTGCGCCGACACTCTGGAGGACTCGTCTTCGGTTAATACGTGGACTGGATATCTCGGTATCCTGTACCATGGCCAGAATTGCGGGATCCCTACTAAAATATGTACTGCTTTGATCCCGCTGCCGTCGGGCGGTAAATATCTGTCAGAGTAAAACTATGATTCAGTTTTGAGCAATTTTTTACATCCG
Coding sequences within:
- a CDS encoding oligopeptide/dipeptide ABC transporter ATP-binding protein, producing the protein MSSDEPIVRVENLEKYYDTSEGFLDTLLGESQKVKAVDDVSFELQEGETLGVVGESGCGKSTLGQTMIRLIEPTGGSIYYRDTDLTELSSSGLRDIRKNIQYIFQDPYSSLNPRMTVGDIIREPLEIHSIGETEDREDRVYELLDTVGLNPSHANRYPHEFSGGQKQRIGIARALAVDPEVVICDEPVSALDVSVQAQILNLLEDLQEQFDLSYVFIAHDLSVVEHISDRVAVMYLGKVAEIGPTESVYAPPYHPYTEALLSAIPEPDPLWEGEQIFLRGAVPSPIDPPTGCRFHTRCPRVIQPDAIDVEQEHWRSLLNLKQRARSADSIHAVTAVEEGEAGSGFESYEELPQKELERLVREEFELPERLSDSTVEEALTRYVRTVHEDGLEEGAAVIAEDLTTPCEETVPPLAETESGHRIACLLYDDGYPGTPPEFAPGAVGTSGSDADDAVADD
- a CDS encoding ABC transporter permease, with translation MTDRSHSQRGRIQVTGFDPERVTERERISDWTGEIQAETETRWVRAYKRFMRNRSALIGLAIVLLMSLAAFLARPIAVWGVTIQPFALAPYDPTTILYLTEDPSVSVYDWPSTDYWMGVDGSGRDLFSRILFGGRYSISIGFVVVMLTASVGMVYGSISGYYGGWVDEIMMRIVDTIYAFPGIVLALIIVTIFGGGYWQLVAAFSLFGWNGYARIMRGEVLSVKESEYVKAAKALGARDRRVIMRHVLPNAMAEVLVVASLNIGVVVIGVAALGFLGLGMPPGTAEWGTMLDQTRETLIQGPGGRIPWHATVFPGLAIFVFVMSMNMIGDGINDALDAQETSVTAGGAQ
- a CDS encoding ABC transporter substrate-binding protein; the encoded protein is MVQDTEISSPRINRRRVLQSVGAAGVVGLAGCLEGDEPAEEDDTGIGEEDVDPGEIVEGGTLRVGIGANADSFDGPYSTDTTSTLVQSVVFESLTITDSEGNLYPWLAEDFEVAETQDIERTDYEPYMRTVEAVEEGALPIEEQEIIRHPEDAVPEEGDEVRTLLFEDAEDAVDDGVFGMRIRYNLREGVEFHNGEEMTAEDVIASYDRLKLSDNAAQYFDSTLYYEAIDEYTVDIYGQLPDAEGARELPPMYVYPKELAELPPNDLDPRQGNDPIGTGPYVFDEMEDEQYVEYEKNDNYWVEQMGVDSLDWFEGDDDFPDGPVIDRIEMEIIPDDATRSGALQNDEIDVTTGLTRATLDDFDASEDFEVAGVETGGYEYFQPPIRVEPWDDQRLRQAFNHLVPREQIVENVLAGWARPAWTMIPELAQGAGTTDAQALEEELRPYNEYDPEQAEELAQEVFDEYGIEAPLEVTLEVNADNDDRVQMVELVAESMEQTGLFETEIETFEWTTYVARVLDPEYAERGVIGCIGLSGTFNPHSFCDALHHSSNHGACCNLSGVSFDWLDEMLDNARYGAEVAEDPDLRRERYDEIWRELEELAASAITHFDLQTSVRHESVKGWGQFPFHEGYLNYALFAPQDEQVIYIDE
- a CDS encoding ABC transporter ATP-binding protein, which gives rise to MALLEVNDLTVRFYTQEGAVTAVDNLSYRIERGEKFGVVGESGAGKSVSALSLMRLIDNPGQIESGEILFKGENLLEMSESEVRKIRGNDIAMIFQDAQTALNPVYTVGDQIGEAVRHHLGYSEEEARERTIQLLDRVGIPEAETRYSDYPHEFSGGMQQRAIIAMALSCDPELIIADEPTTALDVTIETKILNLIEELADDMGTAVQLITHDLGVIAEFCDRVMVMYAGKPVEKAPVEDLYYDPKHPYTVGLMSSIPRIGDKRDRLQTIPGTMPDLIELPPGCSFHPRCPFAEEACARTEPSLLDPETGERTTVDSERGAACLEYSGDLSEGLDYDIVVRDETSDPTAAATGGESDE
- a CDS encoding ABC transporter permease, with translation MSLRRFILKRFLAIIPILFGVSVITFALVHYTPGDPVQQMVGLNPDMTAAEEQAIRRRYGLHRPAHEQYFHWIANVLQGDFGQVYSSGRDVGSIVLMRLPETIALGIFGWVFALGIAIPTGIYAAVKKDQLGDTVSRFLALSGISIPNFWLGLMLILFFALILDLWPVLPPSRQPLYSPEMLWYLILPGVTVGTASAAAIMRVMRTSMAEEMNKDYVTAARAKGLPERKVVLKHVLRNSLISVVTLAALLTAGIVSGSIVVEVVFNWPGLGREFINALTQNEIDLIMAITLVTGVAIIIANLVADIMYAVLDPRIRYD